From a single Sander vitreus isolate 19-12246 chromosome 2, sanVit1, whole genome shotgun sequence genomic region:
- the LOC144533696 gene encoding vasorin-like translates to MLPYFLLFFLSSGLVLSSDCPADCSCQAQGSIFCIQRRSSTVPRVPTTTQNLYIFQNGINTLSQDDFKGLGELELLDLSQNELAEIPDSVFEMLSKLKNLDLSTNHITHISKGSFSGLVQLERLYLHANNIQSIHLEAFESLKMLLELKLQGNQLTSLPSLHFPRLLLLDLSYNSIPTLGPSDLQTPHLEALKVASLGLTSVDEDLIASLGNLHELDISSNQLTEVPQALKQDSLKGLIKLSLAVNPLGELRVEDFQKLSGLQELDLSGLNIQGFSQSFFQNFPRLLHLIAAENPFNCMCPLAWFHVWLKEKDVSLGRPEETRCHFPLVNAGKMLSALEHKDFGCPPTTTVLIGSPIGSTPVPLMPTTSPETIHTNAIPPPPPPPPPPSETTVSSKTDSPLSPEPPVSPSSTSRELGEHICPPNICLNGGTCNFDPLGQLSCMCLSGTSGLYCENVDEVPEPPKPSATEVLIVAHVMPTELDAISSRQVTSTSILLDLHRFIETRPHIRGIRLTYRNLSGPDRRPIILSVPASYPEYTLRGLRPNCTYSVCASPLGERINSRANSSVETGSCTEARTEGVPLSSPESRVETQSPLTYTLILALAALALVLGLAVVAGTIICVRKRRQAKAGKELELGPADPDPMELEGIKACLENGGNGTLPHKQPEIDRCHTPQPPPSLQQNEGLDYEVSLMQGHCPSNNNLTSLKPSYF, encoded by the coding sequence ATGCTGCCCTACTTCCTGCTCTTCTTCCTCTCATCTGGTCTAGTGTTATCCTCTGACTGCCCAGCAGACTGTTCCTGCCAGGCCCAGGGCTCAATATTCTGCATTCAACGACGCTCCAGCACTGTGCCTCGTGTCCCCACCACCACCCAAAATCTATACATCTTCCAGAACGGCATCAACACTTTGTCTCAAGATGACTTCAAAGGCCTGGGGGAGTTGGAGTTGCTAGATCTGAGCCAGAATGAGCTGGCAGAGATTCCAGACAGTGTGTTTGAGATGCTCTCAAAGCTGAAGAACTTAGACCTGTCCACCAACCACATTACCCACATTTCCAAAGGCAGTTTTTCTGGGTTGGTCCAGCTGGAGAGGCTGTATCTCCACGCAAACAACATTCAGAGCATACATTTGGAAGCTTTTGAGAGTTTAAAGATGCTACTGGAACTCAAACTCCAAGGGAACCAGCTCACCTCGCTGCCATCTCTTCATTTCCCCAGGCTTCTGCTTCTAGACCTCAGCTACAACAGCATCCCAACTCTGGGACCCTCAGACCTCCAGACTCCCCACCTGGAAGCCCTTAAGGTGGCCTCTCTGGGGCTTACCTCTGTGGATGAAGATCTCATAGCCTCTCTGGGGAACCTCCATGAGCTTGACATCTCCTCAAACCAGTTAACTGAGGTACCCCAGGCCCTAAAGCAGGACTCCCTCAAGGGGCTGATCAAGCTCAGCCTGGCTGTCAACCCATTGGGCGAGCTCAGGGTGGAGGACTTCCAGAAACTAAGTGGACTTCAAGAACTGGATCTCAGTGGTCTTAATATTCAGGGATTTTCACAGAGTTTTTTCCAGAACTTCCCTAGGTTATTGCACCTGATAGCAGCTGAGAACCCATTTAATTGCATGTGTCCATTAGCTTGGTTCCATGTCTGGCTAAAAGAGAAGGATGTGAGTCTTGGGAGGCCTGAGGAAACCAGATGTCACTTCCCTTTAGTTAATGCTGGGAAGATGCTTTCAGCACTGGAGCACAAAGATTTTGGGTGTCCACCCACCACAacagtgctgattggctccCCCATTGGAAGTACTCCTGTTCCCCTGATGCCCACCACATCTCCAGAAACCATTCATACCAACgccattcctcctcctcctcctcctcctcctccacccagTGAGACAACCGTCTCCTCAAAAACAGACAGCCCTCTTTCACCAGAACCTCCAGTCTCCCCAAGCTCCACCAGCAGGGAGCTAGGGGAGCACATTTGCCCACCGAACATCTGCCTCAATGGGGGCACTTGTAATTTTGACCCATTAGGTCAACTCAGCTGTATGTGTCTGTCGGGAACCTCTGGCCTCTACTGTGAAAATGTGGATGAGGTTCCTGAGCCACCGAAACCGTCAGCAACAGAGGTTTTGATAGTTGCCCATGTGATGCCCACTGAACTTGATGCTATCAGCTCACGACAGGTCACATCCACATCTATTCTTCTTGACCTGCACCGTTTCATCGAGACACGGCCACATATCCGTGGCATCAGGTTGACCTACCGCAACCTCTCCGGGCCTGACCGCCGCCCCATTATCCTGAGTGTACCGGCATCCTACCCTGAGTACACTTTGCGCGGTTTGAGACCCAACTGTACCTACTCAGTCTGTGCCAGTCCCCTGGGTGAAAGAATCAACTCTAGGGCCAACAGCTCTGTAGAAACAGGGTCGTGTACAGAGGCTCGCACTGAAGGGGTTCCACTGTCATCCCCAGAGTCCAGGGTGGAGACACAGAGCCCGCTGACATACACTCTCATCCTCGCCCTAGCTGCACTGGCCCTGGTGCTGGGGTTGGCTGTGGTGGCGGGGACAATCATCTGTGTCCGAAAAAGAAGACAGGCAAAGGCAGGAAAGGAGCTGGAGCTGGGCCCAGCAGATCCTGATCCCATGGAACTGGAGGGGATCAAGGCCTGCCTGGAGAATGGGGGAAATGGTACGCTACCCCACAAACAGCCTGAGATTGACCGCTGTCACACTCCTCAGCCGCCTCCATCCTTGCAACAAAATGAGGGTTTGGACTATGAAGTATCCTTGATGCAAGGACACTGCCCATCAAATAACAATCTAACATCCTTAAAGCCATCTTATTTCTAA